From the Equus quagga isolate Etosha38 unplaced genomic scaffold, UCLA_HA_Equagga_1.0 128579_RagTag, whole genome shotgun sequence genome, the window CAGCCAACTATCCCTCATGGACCTCATGCTCATCTGCACCACTGTACCCAAAATGGCCTACAACTACTTGTCTGGCAGGCGGTCCATTTCTGCAGCAGGATGTGAAGCCCAGATATTCTTCTATGTGTCTCTCCTTGGTGCTGAATGCTTCCTATTGGCtgtcatggcctatgaccgctatgttgcCATTTGCTACCCTCTTCAGTATCCCAATCTCATGAACTGGAAAATCTGTGGAGTCATGGTTGCCTCTTCATGGATCCTTGGTTCCTTTGATGGGATTGTTGATGTAGCCACTACCTTGTCCTTTTCATATTGTGGCTCCCGAAAAATACCCCAGTTTTTCTGTGATGTGTCTGCACTCCTAAGTCTCTCATGCACTGACACTTCCACATTTGAAACACTTGTTTTTATCTGTTGTGTTTTAAtgcttctcttccctttgttACTCATTGTTATCTCCTATACTCGTGTA encodes:
- the LOC124232834 gene encoding olfactory receptor 2M3-like — protein: MKISIMEWENQTSSSDFILMGIFSHTPTHMFLFSLVLGIFTVALLANTIMVLLIYLDTRLHNPMYLLLSQLSLMDLMLICTTVPKMAYNYLSGRRSISAAGCEAQIFFYVSLLGAECFLLAVMAYDRYVAICYPLQYPNLMNWKICGVMVASSWILGSFDGIVDVATTLSFSYCGSRKIPQFFCDVSALLSLSCTDTSTFETLVFICCVLMLLFPLLLIVISYTRVIMAVIRMSSEEGRHKAFTTCTSHLLVVGMYYGAGIFIYMRPTSNRSPTQDKMVSSFYTILTPMLNPLIYSFRNKDVAKAF